The following coding sequences lie in one Miscanthus floridulus cultivar M001 chromosome 9, ASM1932011v1, whole genome shotgun sequence genomic window:
- the LOC136479699 gene encoding uncharacterized protein, with amino-acid sequence MDAYCIEIRKLEGKFYGIEYHHVVRDQNQLADHLSKLGSSRTAILPGVFIQDLLAPSIKEDKEVQEVPPAKQLVLTVPSPPANWREQFIKYLTSAEVPTDKTEIECLIRRSKHYVLVDDNLMRKSAKEGIL; translated from the coding sequence atggatgcatattgcattgaaatcaggaagcttgaaggaaaattctatggcatcgagtaccaccacgtggtacgcgaccaaaatcagctcgccgaccacttatccaagttgggctcttctcgcacCGCAATCCTACCAGGGGTCTTCATTCAGGATCTCCtagcgccatccatcaaagaagataaggaagttcaggaagttcccccGGCCAAGCAGctagtacttacagtaccttcgccgCCCGccaattggagggagcaattcatcaagtacctcaccagcgccgaggtacccaccgacaagactgaaaTCGAATGCCTAAttcgtcgaagcaagcattatgtgttggtggatgacaacttgatgaggaaaagtgctaaggaaggaatactgtag